A genomic region of Bernardetia sp. ABR2-2B contains the following coding sequences:
- a CDS encoding HAD-IIIA family hydrolase produces MNTALKEKIQEIKIILTDVDGVLTDSKIIYDDNFLEYKNFNVKDGFIIKPLQKLGFKVGVITGRDSPVVKKRCQELGFDFHYHGKGGTDAKLETFAAILKENNVKPENIAYIGDDWIDLPILMRCGLSAAPKDAMKEVTERVDYVTERKGGEGALREFAQLILEGQEKLEDLLNNYL; encoded by the coding sequence ATGAATACTGCATTAAAAGAGAAAATACAAGAAATTAAAATCATTCTTACCGATGTAGATGGAGTGCTAACAGACAGTAAAATTATTTATGATGATAATTTTTTAGAATACAAGAATTTTAATGTAAAAGATGGTTTTATTATCAAGCCACTTCAAAAATTAGGTTTTAAGGTCGGTGTCATTACAGGAAGAGATTCTCCAGTAGTGAAAAAACGCTGTCAAGAACTTGGCTTTGATTTTCATTATCACGGAAAGGGAGGAACAGATGCAAAACTAGAAACCTTTGCTGCTATTTTGAAAGAAAATAATGTAAAACCTGAAAATATTGCTTACATAGGCGATGATTGGATAGATTTACCGATTTTGATGCGATGTGGATTGAGTGCAGCACCAAAAGATGCTATGAAAGAAGTAACTGAAAGAGTTGATTATGTAACTGAAAGAAAAGGAGGAGAAGGAGCTTTGAGAGAATTTGCACAACTTATTTTAGAAGGACAAGAAAAACTAGAAGATTTGCTTAATAACTATTTGTAA
- a CDS encoding sigma-70 family RNA polymerase sigma factor, whose amino-acid sequence MKNELVIQFLREPKDKIKRKKALEYLYQSFEKTSKGLQKLGAEESQTKDIFQEAILVFYHQAQKLDFKLTAKPSTYLFGICHNIFRNKKRKEARKNTLSNTDFLIEFSDKIDFENQDDTNIYKSEEAISVLRKILTELGQPCKKLLTGYYVDKFSMKELAQKLGYNSDSTAKAQKYKCLQRAKKLAQNQLESLQTILL is encoded by the coding sequence ATGAAAAATGAACTAGTAATCCAATTTTTAAGAGAACCCAAAGACAAAATAAAACGAAAAAAAGCTTTAGAATATCTCTATCAATCTTTTGAAAAAACAAGTAAAGGGTTGCAGAAATTAGGAGCAGAAGAAAGCCAAACAAAAGATATTTTTCAAGAAGCAATTTTAGTTTTCTATCATCAAGCACAAAAGCTAGATTTTAAATTAACTGCAAAACCTTCAACGTATCTTTTCGGAATTTGTCATAATATTTTTAGAAATAAAAAGCGAAAAGAAGCCAGAAAAAATACACTTTCAAATACAGATTTTTTGATAGAATTTTCTGATAAAATAGATTTTGAAAATCAAGACGATACAAATATTTACAAAAGTGAAGAAGCCATTTCTGTTTTGAGAAAAATCTTGACAGAGCTAGGACAGCCGTGTAAAAAATTACTGACAGGATATTATGTAGATAAATTTTCGATGAAAGAACTAGCTCAAAAGTTGGGTTATAATTCGGATTCGACAGCTAAAGCACAAAAATATAAGTGTTTGCAGAGAGCCAAAAAACTAGCTCAAAATCAATTAGAAAGTTTACAAACTATCCTACTTTAA
- a CDS encoding sodium-dependent bicarbonate transport family permease: MNLDLLISNLTNPTLLFFVLGIFAVKVKSDLEIPAGSVKFISLYLLFAIGFKGGQELSHSEFDLEILFSLLFGIFLSVIVPLYTFFILKRKLSISDAGAIAASYGSVSAVTFVAAASFLELQNLAFGGHMVAVMALMEAPAIVVGVALIMLYNKKEEDQNLSYDNEEIEEIDEYEPKIIPTHDFQIDDTYDAAPPRKISATSKLKNIIIHSFTNGSVLMVLGSLIIGLIADEKQAEGIKPFTTDIFKGFLAIFLLAMGIESGKKLSAFLKSGWFAALFAVIIPIFNGSLTAVASGLITDDIANRFIFAILAASASYIAVPAAMKIAVPQANSGLFIPMALAVTFPFNITVGMPIYFMLIQ; encoded by the coding sequence ATGAATCTTGATTTACTAATTTCTAATCTGACCAACCCAACACTTTTATTTTTTGTGTTAGGTATTTTTGCCGTTAAAGTAAAAAGTGATTTAGAAATCCCTGCTGGTTCGGTCAAATTTATTTCTTTGTATCTGCTTTTTGCTATTGGCTTTAAAGGTGGACAAGAACTTTCTCATAGCGAATTTGATTTAGAGATTTTATTTTCTCTTCTGTTTGGAATTTTTCTTTCTGTCATTGTTCCTCTCTATACTTTCTTTATCCTAAAACGCAAACTTTCCATTTCTGATGCTGGTGCGATTGCAGCCTCTTATGGTTCGGTAAGTGCTGTTACTTTTGTAGCTGCAGCTTCCTTTTTAGAACTTCAAAACCTTGCTTTTGGAGGACATATGGTGGCTGTTATGGCTCTCATGGAAGCACCTGCAATTGTTGTTGGTGTGGCTCTGATTATGCTTTATAATAAAAAAGAAGAAGACCAAAATTTGAGCTATGACAATGAAGAGATAGAAGAAATAGATGAGTATGAGCCTAAAATCATTCCTACGCACGATTTTCAAATTGATGACACGTATGATGCTGCACCACCTCGCAAAATTTCGGCAACCAGCAAACTAAAAAATATCATCATTCACTCCTTTACAAATGGTAGTGTTTTGATGGTCTTGGGAAGTCTTATTATCGGACTGATTGCAGACGAAAAACAAGCCGAGGGAATTAAACCTTTTACAACAGATATTTTTAAAGGATTTTTGGCTATTTTTCTTTTGGCGATGGGAATAGAAAGTGGTAAAAAACTAAGTGCTTTCTTAAAGTCTGGTTGGTTTGCAGCACTATTTGCAGTCATTATTCCTATTTTTAATGGTTCTCTGACGGCTGTTGCAAGTGGACTTATTACAGATGATATTGCCAACCGTTTTATCTTTGCAATTTTGGCAGCAAGTGCTTCTTATATTGCTGTTCCTGCTGCGATGAAAATTGCCGTTCCACAAGCTAACTCTGGTCTTTTTATTCCAATGGCTCTAGCAGTAACTTTTCCTTTTAATATTACTGTTGGAATGCCTATTTATTTTATGTTGATTCAGTAG
- a CDS encoding ABC transporter substrate-binding protein — protein MKFLFYTIISLIFFFSCKTEKEQEQINQKIFRYNELEVVKNLHPLSVTNEAERRIVHQIYNGLWRLENDGNFYPSLADSTLQIDSLTWEFVLKSNIQLHSTSTKEILTAKDVVESLINWAEKKSKTDEKLPIQTQIFKEIIGNDYEKAFEVINDRKFRIHLQIPFSPLVQLLSCTESLIVPNKKSRLGDKFSPIGSGAFYVDYFEDNHKITLKKNQNYFHKTIKLDTLPLLDEIHVYFYQNPEHIAYKILNNQLDWLPSTEQTQTVLPFIIQKEKELNQKRYKTKSNNITNKSETQSKEFISKFIQIDSFPLLQTAGFEVQILDTSNIDLRANFFTIQSFRQALNMGIYREEFKKIPSYSAPAHEGIFPNILPKHVQQNTQNKADGYYFHPQTSKDILQKIGFDSTLIASNMIKIFAEKKDTLWVNLARKQWKNLGINSILYLDDINKNKADLIATTFKASFADESFLFWSYFDRKSYDKFLMEKEGFLEFEKEETKTVTQTNNQNDSSKISFINKVDRNDLFSIKKLGFDSLFIEYLKQKNEIEREYLSNQLKNKLIRSAPFIEIFYLQTHQIRRSYIAELVPNALGIYHFDRLDKSFLEPAQLIREDYMYEEKSVSSEQ, from the coding sequence ATGAAATTTCTATTTTATACAATCATTTCTCTTATTTTCTTTTTTTCTTGCAAAACTGAAAAGGAACAAGAACAAATCAATCAAAAAATATTCCGTTATAATGAATTAGAAGTTGTCAAAAATCTACATCCACTTTCTGTAACCAATGAAGCTGAGAGAAGAATTGTTCACCAAATCTATAATGGACTTTGGCGATTGGAAAATGATGGAAACTTTTATCCTTCTTTAGCAGATTCTACTTTGCAGATTGATAGCTTGACATGGGAGTTTGTCTTGAAATCGAATATTCAACTTCACAGCACATCGACAAAAGAGATTTTGACAGCAAAAGATGTAGTAGAAAGTTTGATAAATTGGGCAGAAAAGAAAAGCAAAACAGATGAAAAACTGCCTATTCAAACTCAAATTTTCAAAGAAATAATAGGAAATGACTATGAAAAAGCCTTTGAGGTAATCAATGATAGAAAATTTAGAATACACTTACAAATTCCTTTTTCGCCTTTGGTGCAGTTGCTTTCTTGTACTGAAAGTTTGATTGTTCCAAATAAAAAAAGCCGTTTGGGAGATAAATTTTCGCCTATTGGTTCGGGTGCTTTTTATGTTGATTACTTTGAAGATAATCATAAAATAACATTAAAGAAAAATCAAAATTATTTTCATAAAACAATCAAATTAGACACGCTTCCACTTTTAGATGAAATACACGTTTATTTTTATCAAAATCCTGAACATATTGCTTACAAAATTCTCAATAATCAATTAGACTGGCTTCCCTCCACAGAGCAAACTCAAACCGTTTTGCCCTTCATTATTCAAAAGGAAAAAGAATTAAATCAGAAGAGGTATAAAACGAAGTCAAATAATATTACGAATAAATCTGAAACTCAAAGTAAGGAGTTTATTTCAAAATTCATTCAAATAGATTCTTTTCCACTTTTGCAAACGGCAGGTTTTGAGGTTCAAATTTTAGATACTTCTAATATAGATTTAAGAGCAAATTTTTTTACAATTCAATCTTTCCGACAGGCTCTAAATATGGGGATTTATAGAGAAGAATTTAAAAAGATTCCGTCCTATTCTGCTCCAGCTCATGAAGGAATTTTCCCAAATATTCTACCAAAACATGTTCAACAGAATACGCAAAATAAAGCAGATGGTTATTATTTTCATCCACAGACGAGCAAGGATATTTTACAAAAAATAGGTTTTGATTCTACACTCATTGCTAGTAATATGATTAAAATTTTTGCAGAAAAAAAAGATACACTTTGGGTAAATTTAGCACGGAAACAATGGAAAAACTTGGGAATAAATTCTATTCTTTACTTAGATGACATAAATAAAAACAAGGCTGATTTGATTGCAACCACTTTTAAGGCTTCTTTTGCAGATGAGAGTTTTTTGTTTTGGAGTTATTTTGATAGAAAAAGTTATGATAAATTTTTGATGGAGAAAGAAGGTTTTTTAGAATTTGAGAAAGAAGAAACTAAAACAGTAACCCAAACAAATAATCAGAATGATTCTAGTAAAATAAGTTTCATCAATAAAGTTGATAGAAACGATTTGTTTTCCATCAAAAAGCTAGGTTTTGATTCTCTTTTTATAGAATATCTAAAGCAAAAAAATGAAATTGAAAGAGAATATTTGTCTAATCAACTCAAAAATAAATTGATTCGTTCTGCGCCTTTTATAGAAATTTTTTATCTCCAAACGCATCAAATTAGACGTTCGTATATTGCAGAACTTGTTCCGAATGCACTCGGAATTTATCATTTTGATAGACTTGATAAGTCGTTTTTAGAACCTGCCCAGCTTATTAGAGAAGATTATATGTACGAGGAAAAATCAGTTAGTAGTGAACAGTAA
- a CDS encoding glycosyltransferase family 2 protein — MNKTLSIIIPAYNEAKTIHLILDKVKEVKLDGNFEKEIVIVNDFSKDNTKEVIEKYSQDNPSLSIKYFEHEKNKGKGAALHTGIASATGEYLIIQDADLEYDPNEYNLLLKPILMGVADVVYGSRFVGSQPHRILFFWHTIGNQFLTFLSNMFTNLNLSDMETCYKLFRTETIQSLKLRENRFGFEPEITAKISRIPKIRIYEVGISYYGRTYEEGKKIGWKDGFRAIYCILKYGLFRSN; from the coding sequence ATGAACAAAACACTTTCTATTATTATACCTGCTTATAACGAAGCCAAAACAATACACTTAATTCTTGACAAGGTCAAAGAGGTAAAATTAGATGGTAACTTCGAAAAAGAAATTGTTATTGTAAATGATTTTTCGAAAGATAACACAAAAGAAGTAATAGAGAAATACAGCCAAGATAATCCTAGTCTGTCTATTAAATACTTCGAACACGAAAAAAACAAAGGAAAAGGTGCTGCTCTTCATACAGGAATAGCTTCTGCAACAGGAGAATATTTGATTATACAAGATGCAGATTTGGAATACGACCCCAATGAATATAACCTGCTGCTCAAACCTATTTTGATGGGCGTTGCAGATGTGGTTTATGGTTCTAGGTTTGTAGGCAGCCAACCACACCGAATTTTGTTTTTTTGGCATACGATAGGAAATCAATTTCTTACTTTTCTTTCTAATATGTTTACTAACCTAAATTTATCAGATATGGAAACGTGTTATAAATTATTCAGAACAGAGACTATTCAAAGCCTAAAGTTAAGAGAGAATAGGTTTGGCTTCGAACCCGAAATCACAGCCAAAATATCTAGAATCCCTAAAATAAGAATTTATGAAGTAGGAATATCTTATTATGGAAGAACTTATGAAGAAGGCAAAAAAATTGGTTGGAAAGATGGATTCAGAGCCATTTATTGTATTCTAAAATATGGTCTCTTTAGAAGTAACTAG
- a CDS encoding OmpA family protein, translating into MSPHLTEIEKIEQLLENENFTIDSLNDFSHLSNNEKQDILLQKQLVEELQNLQILEELEEIHYKQTSKPFYKKQIYLFSALLFLLSCIGIYFVSDFIFQQKKQVNSENSIQNEIELTQNNDVESNKLIEKSISKNNNKSGLSWNRNSIIDTLENSSDIVKLEKAKIRAIHIIDTVDRNNRNYYYNHKFSITTSIASNEIIVCIDNSFFYVKPVSYQFVDSLYEVWYRKNTDYKYKKATPYKQFDYHIKREEIKIVNPDGKNTISYPSLSADGNTLLYSKKNTKGDYDIWKTKRVLQNGKLTWQEPAEVKALNKIKAYELSPSISADGKTIYFSRKPNATGCGRIYFSTKNEFGEWNQPKMISISDNKHINYGCDVAPYILPNGKTLLFSAQRTKGVKNLGLYDIYMIQKQENNKWSEMELIESISSDSTESSFTVLPKENKIYFSRVQDHCAACYGSEEYSIPIPKQLQGFFPQKENSKLISQKNKLIETSTGKYFELNDFTFDSNSALLTQNGKMSLERILLFLNENPTVSLQIIAHTDNEGEIKYNQILSEKRTKIVCQFLIENGVDENRLLPLGKGETEPKVENINAENKAKNRRVEFFVVEKVN; encoded by the coding sequence ATGTCGCCACATCTTACAGAAATAGAAAAAATAGAACAGCTTTTAGAGAACGAAAATTTTACTATCGATTCTTTAAATGATTTTTCTCATTTATCTAATAATGAAAAACAAGATATTCTATTACAAAAACAACTTGTAGAAGAACTCCAAAATCTTCAAATTTTGGAGGAGTTAGAAGAGATTCATTACAAACAAACATCAAAACCGTTTTATAAAAAACAGATTTATCTCTTTTCTGCTTTGCTGTTTTTGCTTTCTTGTATCGGAATTTATTTTGTTTCTGATTTCATATTTCAGCAAAAAAAACAAGTTAATTCAGAAAATTCTATCCAAAATGAAATTGAATTGACTCAAAACAATGATGTAGAAAGTAATAAACTAATTGAAAAAAGCATTTCTAAAAACAATAATAAAAGTGGTCTTTCTTGGAATAGAAATTCTATAATTGATACTTTAGAAAATTCGTCAGATATTGTAAAATTGGAAAAGGCTAAAATTAGAGCAATACATATTATTGATACTGTTGACCGAAACAACAGAAATTATTACTACAATCATAAATTTTCTATCACGACAAGTATTGCTTCCAATGAAATTATTGTTTGCATTGATAATTCATTTTTTTATGTAAAACCTGTTTCTTATCAGTTTGTAGATAGTTTATATGAGGTTTGGTACAGGAAAAATACTGATTATAAGTATAAAAAAGCTACTCCATACAAACAATTTGATTATCATATCAAAAGAGAAGAAATAAAAATAGTCAATCCAGATGGAAAGAATACAATTTCTTATCCCTCGCTTTCTGCTGATGGAAATACGCTTCTTTACTCAAAGAAAAACACAAAAGGAGATTATGATATTTGGAAAACGAAAAGAGTTTTACAAAATGGAAAACTAACTTGGCAAGAACCAGCTGAAGTAAAAGCTCTCAATAAAATCAAAGCTTATGAACTTTCTCCTTCTATTTCTGCTGATGGAAAAACTATTTATTTTTCAAGAAAACCAAATGCAACAGGTTGTGGAAGAATTTATTTTTCTACCAAAAATGAGTTTGGAGAATGGAATCAGCCTAAAATGATTTCTATCTCTGATAACAAACACATCAATTATGGTTGTGATGTTGCTCCTTATATTTTGCCTAATGGAAAAACACTTTTATTTTCTGCACAACGCACAAAAGGAGTGAAAAATTTAGGTTTGTATGATATTTATATGATACAAAAACAAGAAAATAATAAATGGTCGGAAATGGAACTCATAGAAAGTATTAGTTCGGACTCAACAGAGAGTAGTTTTACAGTTTTGCCAAAAGAAAATAAAATTTATTTTTCAAGGGTACAAGACCATTGTGCTGCTTGTTATGGAAGTGAAGAGTATAGTATCCCTATTCCAAAACAATTACAAGGTTTTTTTCCTCAGAAAGAAAATTCTAAATTGATTTCTCAAAAAAATAAACTCATAGAAACTTCCACAGGAAAATATTTTGAACTAAATGATTTTACCTTTGATTCGAATTCAGCTCTGCTTACTCAAAACGGAAAAATGAGTTTGGAAAGAATTTTACTTTTTCTGAATGAAAACCCTACCGTTTCTCTTCAAATAATTGCTCATACGGACAATGAAGGCGAAATAAAATATAATCAGATTTTATCAGAAAAAAGAACTAAAATAGTTTGTCAGTTTTTGATAGAAAATGGAGTTGATGAGAATAGACTTCTTCCACTAGGAAAGGGAGAGACAGAACCCAAGGTAGAAAATATAAATGCAGAAAATAAAGCCAAAAATAGGCGAGTAGAGTTTTTTGTAGTAGAGAAAGTAAATTAA
- a CDS encoding DUF3050 domain-containing protein yields MTTPKTDIEVKELGKKQEVYIQKLRAEIEPLRQQLLTHQVYKKIDSVKDLKIFLEHHVFAVWDFMSLLKSLQNELTCVAVPWIPKGNPLTRRLINEIVLAEETDQDEDGNAKSHFELYIEAMNNCGADTSKITYLIKLLREWKSVRTALSQITIADSIKEFVSFSFDVIETKKAHKIASVFTFGREDLIPDMFTSILRDMKANSVENEESIKKLVYYFDRHIEIDGDEHSHMSIQMIKELCGDSDTKWNEAIAISKIALQKRIDLWDGILNEIINGDK; encoded by the coding sequence ATGACAACTCCAAAAACAGATATTGAGGTTAAAGAATTAGGAAAAAAACAGGAAGTGTATATCCAAAAATTGAGAGCAGAAATAGAGCCTTTGCGCCAACAACTTCTAACCCATCAAGTATATAAAAAGATAGATTCAGTAAAAGACCTAAAGATTTTCTTAGAGCATCATGTTTTTGCTGTTTGGGATTTTATGTCACTTCTCAAATCTCTTCAAAACGAACTTACCTGTGTGGCAGTGCCTTGGATTCCGAAGGGAAATCCACTTACACGTCGTTTAATCAATGAAATTGTATTGGCAGAAGAAACTGACCAAGATGAAGATGGAAATGCAAAAAGTCATTTTGAACTTTATATAGAAGCAATGAATAATTGTGGTGCTGATACTTCCAAAATCACGTATCTAATAAAATTATTGAGGGAGTGGAAAAGTGTCAGAACAGCTCTTTCTCAAATTACTATTGCTGATTCTATCAAAGAATTTGTTTCTTTTTCATTTGATGTTATTGAAACAAAAAAAGCTCACAAGATAGCTTCTGTCTTTACGTTTGGAAGAGAAGATTTAATTCCTGATATGTTTACTTCTATTTTGAGAGATATGAAAGCAAATTCTGTTGAAAATGAAGAAAGTATAAAGAAATTAGTCTATTATTTTGACCGTCATATAGAAATTGATGGAGATGAGCATTCGCACATGTCAATTCAGATGATAAAAGAACTTTGTGGAGACAGCGATACAAAATGGAATGAAGCCATAGCTATCAGTAAGATTGCCTTACAAAAAAGAATTGATTTGTGGGACGGAATACTTAATGAAATTATAAATGGTGATAAGTGA
- a CDS encoding CoA pyrophosphatase, whose protein sequence is MSDFIQKLKNRLDSPLRPAEKAHTLMESSARTKEFSFQYKERKKTRVAAVLMLLYPYQDEDGNQKYDWKMPLVLRPPYEGVHNHGGQIGLPGGGREEQDENLMMTAIRETQEEIGVIVPKTNIIGSLSDLYIPPSDSMVTPFVGFMNEKPSFIPDPKEVDRIIEAPLSFLQNPNLRMQKKVKLANDVVLDVPYFAVNDDSVWGATAMMLSEFLHLIEEID, encoded by the coding sequence ATGAGCGATTTTATACAAAAACTCAAAAACCGTTTGGATTCTCCTCTTCGTCCTGCTGAAAAAGCACATACTTTGATGGAATCTTCGGCAAGAACAAAAGAATTTTCATTTCAATACAAAGAAAGAAAAAAAACACGAGTTGCAGCCGTTTTGATGTTGCTTTATCCCTATCAAGACGAAGATGGAAACCAAAAATACGACTGGAAAATGCCTTTGGTTTTGCGTCCACCTTACGAGGGCGTACATAATCACGGAGGACAAATTGGTCTTCCAGGGGGAGGACGAGAAGAACAAGATGAAAATTTGATGATGACTGCTATTAGAGAAACACAAGAAGAAATAGGTGTTATTGTTCCAAAAACTAATATTATAGGTTCTTTATCAGATTTGTATATTCCACCGAGTGATTCTATGGTTACTCCATTTGTAGGGTTCATGAACGAAAAGCCTAGTTTTATTCCAGACCCAAAAGAAGTAGATAGAATTATTGAAGCCCCACTTTCTTTCCTTCAAAATCCAAATCTTAGAATGCAGAAAAAAGTGAAATTAGCTAATGATGTAGTTTTAGATGTTCCTTATTTTGCTGTAAATGATGATTCTGTTTGGGGAGCAACGGCAATGATGTTGAGTGAGTTTTTGCATTTGATAGAAGAAATTGATTAA
- a CDS encoding carbon-nitrogen hydrolase: MKNLKVGLVQQTCSTNREENIKKSQEGIRECAKNGANLVVLQELHNNVYFCQSEDVNYFDLAETIPGYTSNAIAETAKECGVVVVSSIFERRAAGIYHNTAVVLESDGTIAGTYRKMHIPDDPAYYEKFYFTQGDYEKRGLDGEGAGFEPIDTSVGRLGVLVCWDQWYPEAARLMALAGAEVLIYPTAIGYEKGDTQDEKDRQRNAWIISQRGHAVANGLPVISVNRTGFEEDSTGVTDGITFWGNSFVTGSQGEFLFEGSKDKEENNVVEIDMKRSENVRRIWPFLRDRRIDAYSELLKRYRS; this comes from the coding sequence ATGAAAAATCTAAAAGTTGGTTTAGTCCAACAAACATGCAGCACCAACAGAGAAGAAAATATCAAAAAAAGTCAAGAAGGTATTAGAGAATGCGCCAAAAATGGAGCTAACCTAGTCGTCTTGCAAGAACTTCATAACAATGTTTATTTTTGCCAAAGTGAAGATGTAAATTATTTTGACCTTGCCGAAACTATCCCCGGTTATACTTCAAATGCTATTGCAGAAACAGCAAAAGAATGTGGTGTAGTTGTCGTTTCTTCTATTTTTGAAAGACGTGCAGCAGGAATTTATCACAATACAGCCGTAGTTTTGGAAAGCGACGGAACAATCGCAGGAACGTACCGAAAAATGCACATTCCAGACGACCCAGCTTATTATGAAAAATTCTATTTTACACAAGGGGATTATGAAAAAAGAGGTTTAGATGGTGAAGGAGCAGGTTTTGAACCTATCGATACTTCTGTCGGACGTTTGGGAGTTTTGGTGTGTTGGGATCAATGGTATCCAGAAGCTGCACGACTTATGGCTCTTGCAGGTGCAGAAGTTTTGATTTATCCGACAGCTATCGGCTACGAAAAAGGAGATACACAAGATGAAAAAGACAGACAACGAAATGCGTGGATTATTTCACAACGAGGACACGCAGTAGCCAACGGTTTGCCAGTAATTTCTGTAAACAGAACAGGTTTTGAAGAAGATTCGACAGGTGTAACTGATGGAATTACCTTTTGGGGAAATAGTTTTGTAACAGGCTCACAAGGCGAGTTTTTGTTTGAAGGAAGTAAAGATAAAGAAGAAAATAATGTCGTAGAAATTGATATGAAACGAAGCGAAAATGTCCGTCGCATTTGGCCTTTCCTTAGAGATAGACGAATTGATGCTTATTCAGAATTATTGAAACGATATAGAAGTTAG
- a CDS encoding VWA domain-containing protein, with protein MKLYLRSVFVLIFLSVLSLPFLSTSSFAQKKQIPQTTRLLFVLDASGSMNSAWEGDTRINIARQILSDMIDSIANVPYVEVAVRVYGHQFNFKQKNCQDSKLEVAFGSRNNSQIRTMLDGLQPKGTTPIAYSLEQATKDFPNDGKDTRNVIVMITDGIEACDGDPCAISRGLQEKGVFLKPFIVGMGIEPKYAKGFDCMGRFFNAKTSRQFKGFLQEVVKQTLGKTTVTVELLDEKKQPKEANVHMSFIDQVTQKSRYNIVHFRDKGGKTDELDIDAIPTYDLIVYTTPPIIQKNVEIIGGRHNVIKVMTPQGKLNISQKGSLDYSTGHSAIVQQRGKSDILVNQQVNEPHNYLIGTYRVEVLTRPTTVFENVKITQGRTTNLQVATPGVVTILNKLSGYSSVYVVKPDGSEEWVMNLPEKGIPRTNFALQPGRYRFVFRSSEANDSSYSKSTFFNLSEGGAFTLDILRL; from the coding sequence ATGAAACTATACCTACGCTCTGTATTTGTTCTTATTTTTTTAAGCGTTCTTTCTCTTCCTTTTTTATCAACTTCTTCTTTTGCTCAAAAGAAACAAATACCTCAAACTACTCGCCTTTTGTTCGTTCTTGATGCTAGTGGTAGTATGAATTCGGCTTGGGAGGGCGATACAAGAATTAATATTGCTCGTCAGATTTTGTCAGACATGATAGACTCAATTGCTAATGTTCCTTATGTAGAAGTGGCTGTTCGTGTCTATGGTCATCAATTCAATTTTAAACAAAAAAACTGTCAAGACTCTAAACTAGAAGTAGCTTTCGGCTCAAGAAACAATAGTCAGATTCGCACTATGCTTGACGGCTTACAACCAAAAGGAACAACGCCAATTGCTTATTCTTTAGAACAAGCTACAAAAGATTTTCCAAACGATGGAAAAGACACAAGAAATGTAATCGTGATGATAACCGACGGAATAGAAGCCTGTGATGGCGACCCTTGTGCTATTTCAAGAGGTTTGCAAGAAAAAGGAGTATTCTTGAAGCCTTTTATTGTAGGAATGGGAATCGAACCCAAATATGCGAAAGGTTTTGATTGTATGGGACGTTTTTTTAATGCCAAAACATCAAGACAGTTCAAAGGATTTTTGCAAGAAGTAGTCAAACAAACACTAGGCAAAACTACTGTTACTGTTGAACTTTTAGATGAGAAAAAGCAACCAAAAGAAGCAAATGTTCATATGTCTTTTATAGACCAAGTTACTCAAAAATCTCGTTATAATATTGTTCACTTTAGAGATAAAGGAGGCAAAACAGACGAGCTAGATATTGATGCCATTCCTACTTATGATTTGATTGTTTATACTACGCCACCAATTATTCAAAAAAATGTAGAAATTATTGGAGGCAGACACAACGTAATCAAGGTAATGACTCCTCAAGGCAAACTCAATATTTCTCAAAAAGGCTCACTTGATTACTCTACAGGACATAGTGCAATTGTTCAACAACGAGGTAAAAGTGATATTTTAGTAAATCAACAAGTCAATGAACCTCACAATTATTTGATTGGAACATACAGAGTAGAGGTTTTGACACGCCCAACTACTGTTTTTGAGAATGTCAAAATCACTCAAGGCAGAACTACAAACTTGCAGGTAGCAACACCAGGGGTAGTTACGATTCTGAATAAGCTCTCAGGTTATAGTAGCGTTTATGTTGTCAAACCAGACGGAAGCGAAGAATGGGTAATGAACCTACCAGAAAAAGGAATCCCACGTACAAATTTTGCCCTTCAACCAGGGCGTTATCGTTTTGTTTTTCGCTCTTCAGAAGCCAATGATAGTTCGTATTCTAAAAGTACATTTTTCAATCTTAGTGAAGGAGGTGCATTTACATTAGATATTTTAAGATTATAA